One window of Lytechinus variegatus isolate NC3 chromosome 2, Lvar_3.0, whole genome shotgun sequence genomic DNA carries:
- the LOC121406812 gene encoding uncharacterized protein K02A2.6-like, with translation MLSTRGTGRQTMRIARWSAQLLQFDYTVEYKAGRENYVADALSRLPLGDEEWSDVVDEEEYVLNQVRVDSPVTVKELQDATNNDEVLVQVRKYIEEGWSGNHKSFPPEIKPYLILRDELSIVDDIVMRGNRIVIPMSLQAKFVDFAHSAHQGIVRTKQRLRETYWFPHIDKIVEETIKRCVTCQENDKSHRTHSAPMQSVEFPNSPWEKISIDITGPFENAPHDQRYAIVVVDYHSKWPEVAFCSNVTSRSVIQVLKTLFTREGIPTHLVSDNGPQFVSHEFEEFLEEYGITHVRSSLYYPRANGEVERFNRVLKSSIQNAMIEGKRSFKETTLDLLLAYRSTPHQVTGLSPSELLHGRKMRTKLDVKGRMPVKTQRKKNEVKQRVKKTKTKKV, from the coding sequence ATGTTGAGTACGAGAGGTACAGGTAGACAAACCATGCGTATAGCACGCTGGTCTGCTCAGTTGTTACAATTTGATTACACTGTAGAGTACAAAGCAGGTCGAGAAAACTACGTTGCAGACGCTTTGTCACGCTTACCGTTAGGTGATGAAGAATGGTCAGATGTAGTAGATGAAGAAGAGTATGTTCTAAATCAAGTAAGAGTAGATTCACCTGTCACTGTCAAAGAGTTACAAGATGCAACTAATAATGATGAAGTATTGGTACAGGTCAGAAAGTACATTGAGGAAGGATGGTCTGGTAACCATAAATCCTTTCCTCCTGAGATCAAACCATATCTCATCTTGAGAGATGAATTGTCTATAGTAGATGACATTGTGATGAGAGGGAATAGAATTGTAATTCCAATGTCACTTCAGGCCAAGTTTGTAGATTTTGCTCATTCAGCACATCAGGGCATTGTGAGAACTAAACAAAGGTTGAGAGAAACATACTGGTTCCCACATATTGACAAAATCGTTGAAGAAACAATCAAAAGATGTGTCACTtgtcaagaaaatgacaaatcaCATCGCACACACAGTGCACCAATGCAATCGGTAGAATTTCCTAATTCACCATGGGAAAAGATTTCAATTGACATTACTGGTCCTTTTGAGAATGCACCTCATGACCAAAGATATGCAATTGTAGTAGTTGACTACCATAGCAAGTGGCCTGAAGTAGCGTTTTGTAGCAATGTAACAAGCAGGTCTGTAATACAGGTTCTCAAAACTTTGTTCACTAGAGAGGGAATTCCAACCCATTTAGTATCAGACAATGGACCGCAGTTTGTGTCACATGAGTTTGAAGAGTTCTTAGAAGAATATGGTATCACTCATGTAAGATCATCGTTGTACTACCCTCGTGCAAACGGCGAGGTAGAACGGTTCAATAGGGTTTTGAAGTCTAGCATTCAAAATGCTATGATCGAAGGAAAAAGGTCTTTCAAAGAGACTACGTTAGATCTTTTGTTGGCATATAGATCAACACCTCATCAAGTAACAGGTCTGTCTCCATCAGAGTTATTACATGGTAGGAAGATGAGAACCAAGTTAGATGTAAAGGGTAGAATGCCAGTTAAGActcaaagaaagaagaatgaagTCAAACaaagggtaaaaaaaacaaaaacaaagaaagtctGA
- the LOC121406814 gene encoding uncharacterized protein K02A2.6-like, producing the protein MTSIPPPSFFLQNPGKPTTPWNLWFQQFENYLLASGGSEFLPDRKKALLLHCLGAEGQRIFYSLDISSPSEPRPAHGAQAATNVYQEALAAIEAYFVPRINVVAERYRFRRRKQRPDETVAEYVAALQELVKHCAFANLKDEMLRDQVVEGCHNPRIRERLLLESDLNFQKVLDFSRCIEDAQRDSKAIAKGHESDSEKVYELHRKKMKESRVEGRERKKTEQKTQKNSCRNCGSPSHAAFDERCKARESKCYSCGKTGHWAKVCRKSRKVRKVQSGADELETPKVLTVNTHPTKPIRCEVELAGKAKVHMTLDTGSSVSIIPLSIYKKHFLIDALKPPYVNISDYSEGNIPVVGIFETQVKVGAKSMIAKIFVVHRGSALLGLDIFDELKLKIEGSKLCVETVRSDSPTSTSESTSSTSSDIPPGFPTLFAPGLGCARNFNHRVKVKANHPPVQQRLRRLPLSVKDEVSQELKRLEKEGVIEKIDSSEWISPIVVAAKKSGSIRLCVDLREVNKAIVVDSYPLPDIGELFSELEGSTVFSKMDLASAYHQLELDEESRDLTAFITHDGLYRFKRVCFGLASAPSTFQKLMSSILAGLPGVQCYLDDIIVYGKDRSEHDKHLNNVLKKLQDAGLRLNPSKCQFYLSELSYLGHCVSSKGLAPDDSHVKAILEAPAPTDVSKLRSVLGMTNYYTKFVPNYATVVEPMRRLLCKDVPFEWGAEQQE; encoded by the coding sequence ATGACTTCAATACCTCCACCTTCATTTTTTCTGCAAAACCCTGGAAAACCGACGACTCCATGGAATTTATGGTTCCAGCAATTCGAGAATTATCTCCTAGCCTCAGGAGGCAGCGAATTTCTGCCGGATAGGAAGAAAGCGCTTCTGTTACACTGTCTGGGAGCTGAAGGACAGCGAATCTTTTACTCACTGGACATCTCCTCACCATCAGAGCCACGCCCAGCTCATGGGGCTCAAGCAGCTACCAATGTATACCAGGAGGCATTGGCAGCCATAGAAGCGTACTTTGTTCCGCGAATCAACGTAGTCGCTGAGAGATATAGATTCAGACGACGTAAACAGAGGCCAGATGAGACAGTTGCTGAATATGTAGCAGCCTTGCAAGAACTTGTAAAACATTGTGCTTTTGCAAACTTGAAGGACGAGATGCTGCGAGACCAGGTAGTAGAAGGCTGTCACAATCCCCGTATTCGTGAGAGGTTACTATTAGAATCGGACTTGAACTTTCAGAAAGTTCTTGATTTCAGTAGATGCATCGAAGATGCACAGCGAGACTCCAAAGCAATTGCCAAGGGACATGAAAGTGACAGTGAGAAGGTGTATGAACTAcacagaaagaaaatgaaggaaagtagAGTGGAGggaagagaaaggaagaaaacagagcAGAAAACACAGAAAAACAGTTGCAGAAATTGTGGAAGTCCATCTCATGCAGCATTCGACGAGAGATGTAAGGCAAGAGAGAGCAAATGCTACAGCTGCGGAAAGACTGGACATTGGGCTAAGGTTTGCCGGAAAAGCAGAAAAGTCCGCAAAGTGCAAAGTGGAGCTGATGAACTTGAAACGCCCAAGGTATTAACCGTGAACACTCACCCTACAAAGCCAATAAGGTGTGAAGTTGAGCTCGCTGGCAAAGCCAAGGTTCACATGACTCTTGATACAGGCTCTAGTGTGTCAATAATTCCGCTCAGCATCTACAAGAAACACTTTCTAATCGATGCTCTCAAGCCACCATACGTCAACATTTCAGACTACTCTGAAGGAAACATTCCAGTAGTTGGAATATTTGAGACACAGGTAAAGGTTGGAGCCAAGTCAATGATCGCCAAGATTTTCGTCGTACACAGAGGTTCAGCATTACTGGGCTTGGATATCTTCGACGAGTTGAAGCTTAAGATTGAAGGCAGCAAGCTCTGCGTCGAGACGGTCAGAAGTGATTCTCCGACATCAACGTCAGAGTCCACATCGTCTACATCAAGCGACATTCCACCGGGGTTCCCTACTTTGTTTGCACCAGGTCTCGGTTGTGCACGCAACTTCAATCATCGCGTCAAAGTCAAAGCTAATCATCCGCCCGTTCAACAGAGGTTACGCAGGTTACCTTTATCTGTGAAGGATGAGGTTTCACAAGAATTGAAGCGGTTGGAGAAGGAAGGCGTGATAGAGAAAATAGATTCAAGTGAATGGATCTCTCCCATTGTAGTTGCCGCGAAAAAGTCAGGAAGCATCAGGCTTTGTGTTGATTTACGTGAAGTAAATAAAGCCATTGTTGTAGATAGTTATCCGTTACCTGATATCGGTGAGCTATTTTCTGAGCTGGAAGGATCCACAGTGTTTTCTAAGATGGATCTAGCGTCAGCGTATCATCAACTCGAATTGGATGAGGAAAGTCGCGATCTTACTGCGTTCATCACACATGATGGATTATATCGCTTCAAGAGAGTTTGTTTCGGATTAGCGTCAGCACCATCCACATTTCAGAAGCTCATGAGTAGTATCCTCGCAGGACTACCAGGAGTTCAATGCTACCTAGATGACATCATCGTGTATGGTAAGGACAGATCAGAACATGACAAACACTTGAACAATGTACTGAAGAAGTTGCAAGACGCAGGATTGCGTTTGAACCCTAGTAAATGTCAGTTTTACTTGTCAGAACTCAGTTACTTAGGGCATTGTGTGAGTAGTAAGGGTCTAGCACCTGATGATAGTCATGTCAAAGCTATTCTAGAGGCACCAGCGCCTACGGATGTTAGTAAGCTTAGGTCAGTGTTAGGAATGACAAACTACTACACTAAGTTTGTACCAAACTATGCCACTGTTGTAGAACCAATGAGACGTCTTTTGTGTAAAGATGTACCTTTTGAGTGGGGGGCCGAGCAACAAGAGTAA